In Microvirgula aerodenitrificans DSM 15089, the DNA window TCAATAATGTCGACATTGACGCCTGCCGGCGGCTCGGCATCACCGTGTGCAATGTGCGCAATTACGGCGCCGACAGCGTGGCCGAGCATGCCTTCCTGCTGCTGCTGGCGCTGAAGCGCAATCTGCTCGCCTACCGCACCGACATGCTGGCCGGGCGCTGGCAGCAGTCATCGCAGTTCTGCCTGCTGTCGGCGCCGATCACCGATCTGGCCGGCCAGCGCCTGCTGGTGGCAGGCAGCGGCGATATCGGCAGCAATCTGGCGCAGAAGGCCCGCGCCTTCGGCATGGAAGTGTTCCAGCTTGAACATCGTGGTGCCGTTTCGGTCCGCCCCGGCTATCTGTCGTTCGACGAAGGGCTGGCCAGCGCCGACGCGCTGTCGCTGCACCTGCCGCTGAATGACGGTACCCGCGGCATGATCGGTGCGGCCGAGCTGGCGCGGATGAAACCGGGCTGCGTGCTGATCAACACCGCCCGCGGCGGGCTGGTCGACGAGGCGGCGCTGGTAGCCGCGCTGCGCGATGGCCCGCTGGCCGGCGCCGGCTTTGATGTGCTGAGCGAGGAGCCGCCAGTGAACGGCAACCCGCTGCTCGATGTCGAACTGCCGAACCTGATCGTGACGCCGCACGTGGCCTGGGCCAGCGGCCGCGCGATGACGACGATGGCGCGCATGCTGGTCGACAATATCGACGCCTGGCTGGCCGGCGTGCCGCGCAATGTGGTGGCCTGAAAGGAGATGGCATGCGCCTGACGCTCGACGCACTGCAGGTGCTGGACGCGATTGACCGCAAGGGGAGCTTCGCCGCCGCCGCCGAGGAACTGAACCGGGTGCCGTCGGCGGTCACCTATGCCGTGC includes these proteins:
- a CDS encoding D-2-hydroxyacid dehydrogenase, with amino-acid sequence MTIRIVFLDRASLPAALPAPVASHEWIDHPHTEPVDTLARLAGARVAVVNKHVLDAATLAQLPDLKLVAVCATGVNNVDIDACRRLGITVCNVRNYGADSVAEHAFLLLLALKRNLLAYRTDMLAGRWQQSSQFCLLSAPITDLAGQRLLVAGSGDIGSNLAQKARAFGMEVFQLEHRGAVSVRPGYLSFDEGLASADALSLHLPLNDGTRGMIGAAELARMKPGCVLINTARGGLVDEAALVAALRDGPLAGAGFDVLSEEPPVNGNPLLDVELPNLIVTPHVAWASGRAMTTMARMLVDNIDAWLAGVPRNVVA